Proteins co-encoded in one Flavobacterium fluviale genomic window:
- a CDS encoding DUF4197 domain-containing protein, which translates to MKKILLLAVTFSLTSCAQVQQTLNQLPQISSQLPGVGGVDIASGLKEALNKGITEQVSKLTAVDGFYKNQAVKILMPEELQKVDATLRKVGLSSLADEGIKMLNRAAEDAVKEATPIFVAAVKNMSFTDAKNILLGNDTAATSYLQGSTTTALYGKFNPVIKSSFEKVGADAVWTKIINKYNTIPLVKKVNPDLTDYTTTQALSGVFKMIAVEEKEIRNNISARTTPLLQKVFAMQDGK; encoded by the coding sequence ATGAAAAAGATTTTATTATTAGCCGTTACGTTTTCTCTTACGTCTTGCGCGCAGGTACAGCAGACATTAAATCAATTACCTCAAATATCATCTCAGCTTCCTGGAGTTGGCGGTGTGGATATTGCTTCTGGTTTAAAAGAAGCCTTAAATAAAGGAATTACAGAACAGGTAAGCAAATTAACCGCAGTAGATGGTTTTTATAAAAACCAAGCCGTGAAAATTTTAATGCCGGAAGAATTACAAAAAGTAGATGCCACTTTAAGAAAAGTAGGCTTGAGCTCCCTTGCAGATGAAGGAATCAAAATGTTGAACCGCGCAGCAGAAGATGCAGTGAAAGAAGCCACTCCAATATTTGTTGCAGCAGTAAAAAATATGTCTTTTACAGATGCTAAAAATATTTTATTAGGAAATGACACAGCAGCAACAAGCTATTTACAAGGAAGTACAACTACTGCATTATACGGAAAATTTAATCCAGTAATTAAAAGCTCTTTTGAAAAAGTTGGTGCTGATGCCGTTTGGACAAAAATCATCAATAAATACAATACAATTCCGTTAGTTAAAAAAGTAAACCCAGATTTGACCGACTATACAACAACTCAGGCTTTATCCGGCGTTTTTAAAATGATTGCGGTTGAAGAAAAAGAAATTCGAAATAATATTTCTGCAAGAACAACGCCTTTACTACAAAAAGTATTTGCGATGCAGGACGGAAAATAG